The Marivirga salinae DNA window AATGGTGCTATAGACGAGGTAAGAATTTATAATAGGGTGTTAAATGCCCAGGAAATTTTAATCCTAACTAAAAACTAGAGTCAAAAAACGAACTAACCTTCAAATAGAAATGTATTTTTAGTCTAATATGGCTTAATTAAATATTGATTATATTAGGCTTAAAATCACAAGATGATCCATTATCAACATTAGTGGATCAACTCTAAAGAGAAGATACGCAGCATACCATTTTAATATCCACCAACTATTTAAAGAATGGTTGGTGGATATTTATATAAAATTTGATCAGGTAAAACAAGAAGGTTTTTGTAAGGTGTAGAATTGAGACCATTTCTATGTAAGAAAAATAAACTACCTCAGCAACAAGCTATTATAAAACCATATTACCTTTTCATAACACTTTTAATGTTTACAAATTCTTTTAATCCGAATCCACCGTGTTCTCGGCCATAACCCGAATTTTTTACCCCACCAAATGGCATTGCAGGATCGGCTAAACCGAAGGAATTGATAAATACCATTCCAGTATCAAAGTGCCTTTCTGCCATTTCGATAGCAGCTTCTTCATCTTTGGAGAAAATCCCTCCACCTAGTCCGAAATGGCTATCATTTGCGATTCGCATGGCATCTTCATTATCCTTGGCTTTAATTAATGAAGCTACAGGTCCAAAAAACTCATCTTCGTAAGCTGGCTGTCCAGGCTGTACATTTTCCAAAACGGTAGCAGGATAATAAAATCCTTCTCCGTCAGGCATTTTGCCACCACAAGCTATTTCAGCTCCCCTCTCGACACTTTTCAAGACTTGCTCATGGATATCATCACGAAGATCTTCGCGTGCCATTGGTCCTAATTCGGTAGTTTCATTATTAGGGTCACCCATGTTTACTTCTCTCATTGATTTCACAAATTTCTCTCGAAATTCTTCATACACTTTTTCAACTACTATGAAGCGTTTTGCAGCTATGCATGTTTCTCCATTGTTGTAAATACGCCCCATTACACAAGCTTTTACTGCTAAATCAATATCAGCATCTTCAAAAACCAGATAAGCATCATTGCTACCCAATTCCAAAACCGTTTTTTTCAACTCAGCGGTCGCTTTCTGCCCTATATTTCTTCCTGCCTCAGGACTTCCTGTAAGCGTTACTCCTCTTACCAGTTTATTTTTTATTACCTCATCAGATTGATCATGACTGATCACCAAGGTAGTAAACAAACCGGCTGGAATACCTGCTTTTGAATAAATTCGCTCCAATAACTTACCTGTACCTGTCACATTTGAAGCATGCTTTAATAATACCGAGTTACCTGCCATCAGATTGGCTATTGAATATCGGACCACTTGATAGCTAGGATAATTCCAAGGCTGTATACCATATATCACACCAACAGGCGCATAAGATACGCGACCTCTTTCCCCATTTACCATATCCCGCTCTTCTGTTTTCAGCTCCTTAGGTCCGATTTCAGCAGTATATTTGCAAATGGCAGCACATAAATCTACCTCTTGTCTACTTTGCTTTAGGGTCTTCCCCATCTCATCAGTCATCAATTGAGCCAATTCTTCTTTAGCATTGACTAATTCTATACCTATCGCTTTTATCACTTCAGCACGTTTTTCAGGAGTGACTTCCTTCCAAGTTTTGAAGGCTTGGTGGCATTTTGAAATGGACTCTATCACCTCTTCCTTGGTCATGTATTCATAGTGGTCGAGACTCCTGCCTGTTGATGGGTTGGTGGTCTCTATTGCTTCTTTGGTTCCTACTTCACTCATTTTTTTATGTTTTAAGGTTCATACTAATTATCCTTGTTCCGTTGGCATCAGATATACATCGTTAATATTTACTCGGTCAGGCTGATTTAACGCATAGAATATAGAATTTGCGATATCCTCAGCTTCCATTTTGGTCATTTCCTTCATTCCTTTCAGTTTTTCTTTAATATCATCGTCAGTAATGCCTTCAAACAAGCTTGTATCTACCGCACCTGGCTCTATGGATGTCACGTTTATACCATACTGAGGAGATAACTCTTTTCTTAAACCTTCGGAAAACATTTTTACTGCGACCTTAGTGGCACAATACACTGCCCCGCCTGGAAAGTAATTGTGCGCTGCCGAAGACGACATATTGATAATGTGACCACTTTTATTCTTGCGCATGGTAGGCAATACAGCAGCCACTCCATTGAGTACACCTTTAATATTGACATCGACCATCTTTTCCCACTCATCGGTTTTGAGTTTTTCTACAAAAGACAAAGGCATCAAACCCGCATTATTGATCAATACATCAATAGATCCGTATTTTTTCAGAGTTTGAGAAACAGCTTTTTCAAAATCAGCAGGCTTTGTGACATCGGTTTTTACCACTAATGCCTTGCCACCATCCTTCTCAATTTTATCTTTTAATTGATTCAATTTATCTTCACTCCGTGCACACAATACTACAGAAGCACCTTCTTTAGCCAATTTCATTGCTGTTGCTTCTCCTATCCCGCTAGAAGCTCCTGTTATAAGTACTACTTTATTTTTTAAATCCATCTTATGTTTTTTTAGAATTACTAAATTTACTTTATACCTGTTGACAAATATATTTAGACTGGAGGCATTATCTCTTACACATTTTTTGCAGATACTTGTATAAATCCCAGACCTATTTAAATTTGAATAAGTCACAGAATTGATTGCTTTATGTCGAAATAATTGACTTTTCAGTATCTTTAAGAAATTCGCAGTAAGTTTAAAGTATATTACTTCGAATACCTTAAATCAACAAGGTGAATTTTACACTAATTCTATACTTAACATCCTAAATAAATTATAGAAATTGAAAAATGTAAACTTGATATTTCGTTTGATAAAATCGGTTTCAGATCTTAGAAAGTTCAACAATGTAAATTCACGCTATCATCGTGAAGCAAAAGCTATTATAAATAATTTGACGGACTCTTTTGACCTAGAGACTGCTCAAAACATCCCTTCGAACTTTAAATTGAAGCTACAATGGTATATGGCTGAGTGTCTTTACGCTTGCGAAAAATTTAATGAAATATCAGGTCGAACTTCCACATCGCAGCAAAAACGAGCCTACTTACTAAGTGGCGCTTTGGGAGCAATGTGTGATTTCATTATCGATGATGTTGAGATGAAAGCAGAAAAGATTAAGGAATTCAAAAATCCAAAAACGGAAGATCAATATACCGATGTAGTTGAGAAATTATATGCACTCTTTTATCATAGTTTCATAAACTCACTTGAGCTAGAGGTAAAAGCAAGAGTAATTCAATATTATGAATTAATATTTGATGCTCAATTGAAAAGTAAACAACAATTTAATCCCTCCATTACTCAACAGGAAGTGGATGAAATATGTAAGAATAAATGTGGATATTCTTTATTATATATTCGTTCGTTAGTAACCGGAGAAATAACTGAAATTGAAAAAAAGGCTCTATACGAATTAGGTGGATATATTCAATATTGTAATGACGCACAAGATCTTTATAAAGATTTAAAAAAAGGTCTGCGTACTTTTGCCAGCACAAGATCGGATCTTGAAACGATTGCTAGAGACCTTGACAAACAAAAAACAATTGCCTTTTCTCTGATCAAGGAAACTCCTTTTGATCAAAAGAAAAAAGATGAGTTGTTATTTTCTCTGCATATAATGAGCATTGGAATAATCGCAAAACTCAACAGATACTCCAAAATTTGTGATGGAAATTTTTCTTCCGAGAAGCTTTCAAAGAAAAGTAAAGAGGAAGTCCGGTCGCAACTAGCTATAAAAAAGTTGCTTTGGTATTCCTTTCCAAAAGTAATCAAGTACAAATATGAGGATGTAGATAAATCATATGATTTTCAACTCAATTTAAATAATTAATCTGTTTTTATTCCTCACTATTATTAGATTTAATGCATAAATTGAATTAGCAAATTACTAAAATGACTGATTTTTTAACTCGGCTTAATATATTGGGTAAACATGAAATTGATTATTCCATTTCTTTATTTGAAAACACTAGACTTAAAAAAGGTGACTATTTTGTGACTGAGGGAAGCATATGCAATCAAATAGGGTATATTTTAAAAGGGGGTGTAAGAAATTTTTCTATTCAACTAGATGGAGAAGAAAATACGACTTGTTTCAAATTTGAAAATCAGTTTATTACTTCCTATGAAAGCTTTAGCCAGAAAAAAGCTTCAAAAATCAATATTCAAGCTATTGAGGATTGCGATTTATTAGTAATCAGTTACAACCAGTTTCATGAACTGTTAGAAAAATTCCCATCCTGGAGATCCATTTTAACTTGGGTGATGGAACAAGAATATATTGAAAAAGAAAAACATCTCAGAAACCTTAATAATAAATCAGCGAAAGAAAAATATCTTCATGTGCATTATAACTCACCTGAAATAATAAAAAGGGCACAAATCGGTTATCTTGCCTCTTATTTAGGTGTTACACATAGGACGCTAAGCAGAGTTAGAAAAGATACTCTTCTTTCAGCATCATAGGACAAATGTCCTTTTTGTAGCCTAAAAGCAGCGGTAGATTTGCAAAAAAGATAAAATGCAAAAAATCGCTCAGGATGTTTACCACATTCCCTTAATGCCTAGAAACAGTATAAACTGTTACATAATTGAAGGAGTACTAATTGACTCAGGAATAAAAGCTTCCTATAAAAGGATTAATAAATGTGTGAATGAAGTCCCCATTCATAGTCATGCCTTAACCCATGCCCACCCTGATCATCAAGGTTGTAGTGACATAATCTGTCAAGAATTTAAAGTACCCTTATACTGCCATGAAAAGGAAGTTTCAAGAACAGAATCAGGTTTCGCAACCAAAGATTATCCTTCAAACACTAATGTTATTGCCCGTTTCCAACAAAAATATTGGGCAGGATCAGGTCATAAAGTATCTAAAACATTAAAAAATGAGGACTCCGTAGGGAATTTCAGAGTTATCGAAACGCCTGGTCATTCTTCTGGGCATATTTCTTTTTTCAGAGAAAAAGATGGTGTTTTAATAATGGGTGATGTAGCTACCAATATGAATTTATTGACTACTATAAAAGGTTTGCACCTACCCCCTAATTTATTTACTTCTGACAAACTAGAAAACATTAATTCTTTAATAAAACTGTCTGAGTTAAATCCAAAAATCATTTGTTTCGGGCATGGTCCTGTATTAAACAATAGTAATAAAACTTTTGAAAAGTTTGTGAAAAAAATCAGATAATAGATTTAAAAGACAAGCGATCTGACAATCTTAATTTTTACAAAAGAGCGTAACAAAAACGGGCTGAATTTTATAACTTAGAGGAAGTGAGATCAACTTAGTATTTTAATTTCATTCTTAGGAAAATACCACATGAAAACCACGCCCAAACACGATGAACGAATGGCTCAAATGACCTTTGCCTCAGTATATCCACATTATGTCACAAAAGTGGAGAAAAAAGGCAGAACAAAAGCAGAATTGCATCAAGTCATTGAGTGGTTAACCGGTTTTGATGAAAAGATGCAGCAAAAACTCATTGATGAGAAAGTTACTTTTGAGGAATTCTTTCAAAGAGCTAATTTAAATCCTAACGCTAAGCTGATTACTGGGATAATTTGCGGCTACAGAGTGGAGGAAATTGAAAATAAGCTAACCCAAAAAGTTCGTTATCTTGATAAGATAGTGGATGAATTAGCTAAAGGTAAGAAGATTGATAAGATTTTAAGGAAAGCATAACTAAGCGAAATCGAATAATAAATACTAAGGGTTGAATTATTATGAATACTCTTATATTTGTGCCTTCATCAATTCAATATTCATGAAATCGACATTAAAAATTCAGCTTCGAATTTTACACCAACCGAAGATGAATTTATAATCAAAGATTCCATCCCGATAAATACGGGACAAGTTGTGGTAAACTAATAACAATAAAATACACATGAAATTTCCTGCGGCACAAAGTATTCTTTTAATCATTGCAGCTTTAGTAACTATTTTAACTTGGCTAATTCCAGCTGGTAGCTATAATTCGCTAAGTTATGAATCAACCACAGATCAGTTTAGCATCCAAAACCAAGATTCTAGTTATAATTTACCCGCAACTCAAGCTAGTTTAGAGCAATTAAACATCAAAATACCGCTGGAGAAATTTACGAGCGGGGCAATCTATAAACCCATCAGTATTCCCAATACTTATCAGCAACTACCCTCCCAGCCTCAAGGAGTAATTGAATTTTTGTCTGCACCCATAAAAGGTATTATAGAAGCAGCTGATATTATTTTTTTGGTT harbors:
- a CDS encoding NAD-dependent succinate-semialdehyde dehydrogenase, with protein sequence MSEVGTKEAIETTNPSTGRSLDHYEYMTKEEVIESISKCHQAFKTWKEVTPEKRAEVIKAIGIELVNAKEELAQLMTDEMGKTLKQSRQEVDLCAAICKYTAEIGPKELKTEERDMVNGERGRVSYAPVGVIYGIQPWNYPSYQVVRYSIANLMAGNSVLLKHASNVTGTGKLLERIYSKAGIPAGLFTTLVISHDQSDEVIKNKLVRGVTLTGSPEAGRNIGQKATAELKKTVLELGSNDAYLVFEDADIDLAVKACVMGRIYNNGETCIAAKRFIVVEKVYEEFREKFVKSMREVNMGDPNNETTELGPMAREDLRDDIHEQVLKSVERGAEIACGGKMPDGEGFYYPATVLENVQPGQPAYEDEFFGPVASLIKAKDNEDAMRIANDSHFGLGGGIFSKDEEAAIEMAERHFDTGMVFINSFGLADPAMPFGGVKNSGYGREHGGFGLKEFVNIKSVMKR
- a CDS encoding SDR family oxidoreductase, translated to MDLKNKVVLITGASSGIGEATAMKLAKEGASVVLCARSEDKLNQLKDKIEKDGGKALVVKTDVTKPADFEKAVSQTLKKYGSIDVLINNAGLMPLSFVEKLKTDEWEKMVDVNIKGVLNGVAAVLPTMRKNKSGHIINMSSSAAHNYFPGGAVYCATKVAVKMFSEGLRKELSPQYGINVTSIEPGAVDTSLFEGITDDDIKEKLKGMKEMTKMEAEDIANSIFYALNQPDRVNINDVYLMPTEQG
- a CDS encoding Crp/Fnr family transcriptional regulator; the protein is MTDFLTRLNILGKHEIDYSISLFENTRLKKGDYFVTEGSICNQIGYILKGGVRNFSIQLDGEENTTCFKFENQFITSYESFSQKKASKINIQAIEDCDLLVISYNQFHELLEKFPSWRSILTWVMEQEYIEKEKHLRNLNNKSAKEKYLHVHYNSPEIIKRAQIGYLASYLGVTHRTLSRVRKDTLLSAS
- a CDS encoding MBL fold metallo-hydrolase, whose product is MQKIAQDVYHIPLMPRNSINCYIIEGVLIDSGIKASYKRINKCVNEVPIHSHALTHAHPDHQGCSDIICQEFKVPLYCHEKEVSRTESGFATKDYPSNTNVIARFQQKYWAGSGHKVSKTLKNEDSVGNFRVIETPGHSSGHISFFREKDGVLIMGDVATNMNLLTTIKGLHLPPNLFTSDKLENINSLIKLSELNPKIICFGHGPVLNNSNKTFEKFVKKIR
- a CDS encoding DUF2200 domain-containing protein is translated as MKTTPKHDERMAQMTFASVYPHYVTKVEKKGRTKAELHQVIEWLTGFDEKMQQKLIDEKVTFEEFFQRANLNPNAKLITGIICGYRVEEIENKLTQKVRYLDKIVDELAKGKKIDKILRKA